A window of Pullulanibacillus sp. KACC 23026 genomic DNA:
TGGTACCACCTTATTTTGCAAATAGCTCACACCATTTGCCTCATACAGTACGGAGCAGACTAGAACTGCTCTTATACCGTGACATGGATAACGAGTGCCAAAACTCGTCGCAGCCTACTAATCCTTGAAAGAACGTTCAGTGCGCAGCTCAAGAGGCCATTGTTCAAATGACATGTTTTTGCTTCTTCTCAGCTCTCGAAGCTCTCTGGTAAAAAACACGATCATCCTACTTTTCTCTTCATTGCCTTTTTTTAAACTATTAAGACACATTTTATTCAAAACAGTTAGCAAAGTCAATTTCCAAAGTGGACCCTTATAAAATAAAAGTATGACTAGCGACCTTGACCAGACCGGATTCGAACCGTTCATAAGGAAGTTACGCAAGTTTGCATCGGGCTCTGAAACTAAAATAACGAGGATAAAATCACAATGCTATTCGTACTAATTTCCGTTTCGCTTTGCTTCCTCTTGGTAGGATTTAAGAGTCTCTATTAAAAACGTTCGGTCTTCAGGGTATGTTAATTTTAGGACTTCTATTTCTTCTGCTGATTTCCATGTCACATCATAGATTAAGTGATCAGGGTCTTGGATATTCATGTCTCCGCCAACCACTTCTACCCCAAAATAGTGAACTTCAAAAGCAATCTTAAGGTCTTCGTAGCTTCCTTTCTTAATCATTATCTCTTCAAGAATTCTTGTTTTGTAACCTGTTTCTTCTTCAATCTCTCTAACGCAACAGGCTTCAAACGTCTCACCCTCTTCTCTCCCACCTGAAGGAATCGACCATGTTTTTTCCTCTTCAGGTGTTCCTTGCAAGACCATAAGAATTTGATTCATTTCATTGATACAAACACCCGAAGCGCCACACCACTTTTTCATCACTTTGGACATCTCCTCTCAGATTAAGTCTTTTCATGCACTCTAGATAATGCCCTATTTAACCAATTGAAGGTATCAACTAAACCTTCCCCTGAGAAAAGCCCTCAAATAACCGCCCGCCATAAGGCAGAAGGACATGATCAACCAGCCTGATTACTTTTTCTTTCAAATTATCTTTATAAAAATCATCAAAGGCTTCATAAAAATCGCTGGCTAACTGGGAATCGTACTGTTTCAAAGAACGACTTATCCATTTCGAAGCACCGATCCACTGCTTATTGGTTCTTAAAACAAACTCGCTAACCTTTTCCGCGAGAGCGTTTGCGATCATAATGCCCTCTTCTCGATTTTCGCAGCCAATAAAATCATCTAAAGCATCTGTAAGAAAATAACGTTTCGTGTTTATCGTATCGACCGACCATGGCTCTGGCCCCTTTTTCAATAATTCATCAGCAACTTGTTTTATTGAAGAAATAATGCCATTATCCCTTAACACGACCCCCTCAGACACCATCCTTGGCAAAGATGGCCTTGCACGCTTGCAGTCCGTTTCAAAAAAAGCAGGATAAGAAGTCAAGTTATGAGCAAATAATTCAATTGGCCAACCATAATCAATAAAGGATTCTCTATAAGGGGATGGAAGAGCGGCATCAAAAATGACGATATCAAGATCAGAAGTGGTTGTCCATTCTCCCCGGACAATGCTTCCAGCTAATATGGCACCACTGCAATTCGGAAATCGTTTATCAACAAGCCGTTGTGCAGCATGGACAGGCTCTTGTTTCACTTTGAGTCCCCCCTACATTTAATCTGAGTTGTTCACTATCCCTCTCACCTAATGATGGACTATTGGGAATGTTATAATGTAGATAGCAAAATAAAGCTGCGTTCACTACTAAAATCTTGAAATTACTTATCTCTTAATTTTGGAGGGAAAGCTTTGTTAACTATAAGAAACGTCCATCGCGAGGATTTACCTCAGCTTATAA
This region includes:
- a CDS encoding nucleotidyltransferase domain-containing protein, with the protein product MKQEPVHAAQRLVDKRFPNCSGAILAGSIVRGEWTTTSDLDIVIFDAALPSPYRESFIDYGWPIELFAHNLTSYPAFFETDCKRARPSLPRMVSEGVVLRDNGIISSIKQVADELLKKGPEPWSVDTINTKRYFLTDALDDFIGCENREEGIMIANALAEKVSEFVLRTNKQWIGASKWISRSLKQYDSQLASDFYEAFDDFYKDNLKEKVIRLVDHVLLPYGGRLFEGFSQGKV
- a CDS encoding NUDIX hydrolase; the protein is MKKWCGASGVCINEMNQILMVLQGTPEEEKTWSIPSGGREEGETFEACCVREIEEETGYKTRILEEIMIKKGSYEDLKIAFEVHYFGVEVVGGDMNIQDPDHLIYDVTWKSAEEIEVLKLTYPEDRTFLIETLKSYQEEAKRNGN